A single region of the Agromyces sp. Leaf222 genome encodes:
- a CDS encoding zinc-binding dehydrogenase, producing MRALVHDRFGDPAEELSVREVPIPEPGAGQVRVRLLLSPIHNHDLWTVRGTYGYKPELPAIGGTEALGVVDALGEGVEHLSVGQRVVTGGTPGVWSEYFIASAAGLIPLPDGLPDEVAAQIVAMPFSAVSLLDSLALEPGDWLAQNAANGAVGRLLAQLAPARGINVVGLVRRAAGVDELTGQGIGSIVATDDEGWRERVAEVTGGAPIRVGVDAVGGAASGQVLSLLAENGTLVVFGAMASPVMQIPSGDVIFKQATVKGFWGSRVSATMAAEDRARLMGEVFTRLREGVITLPVEAVYGFDEIAKASRANFDAGRIGKVMLRP from the coding sequence ATGCGGGCACTCGTGCACGACCGGTTCGGCGACCCGGCCGAGGAGCTGTCGGTGCGGGAGGTCCCGATCCCCGAGCCCGGTGCCGGGCAGGTGCGGGTTCGCCTGCTGCTCTCGCCGATCCACAACCACGACCTCTGGACGGTTCGCGGAACGTACGGCTACAAGCCCGAGCTGCCGGCCATCGGCGGCACCGAGGCGCTCGGCGTCGTCGATGCACTGGGTGAGGGCGTCGAGCACCTCTCGGTCGGGCAGCGCGTCGTCACCGGCGGCACGCCCGGGGTCTGGTCGGAGTACTTCATCGCGTCTGCCGCGGGCCTCATCCCGCTGCCCGACGGTCTGCCAGACGAGGTCGCCGCCCAGATCGTGGCGATGCCGTTCAGCGCGGTCAGCCTGCTCGACTCGCTCGCGCTGGAACCGGGCGACTGGTTGGCGCAGAACGCGGCGAACGGCGCGGTCGGGCGACTGCTCGCCCAGCTGGCGCCCGCTCGCGGCATCAACGTGGTCGGGCTGGTGCGTCGTGCCGCGGGCGTCGACGAACTCACCGGGCAGGGCATCGGCAGCATCGTCGCCACAGATGACGAGGGCTGGCGTGAGCGTGTCGCCGAGGTGACGGGCGGCGCCCCCATCCGGGTGGGCGTCGACGCGGTCGGCGGTGCCGCGAGCGGCCAGGTGCTCTCGTTGCTCGCCGAGAACGGCACGCTCGTGGTCTTCGGCGCGATGGCGTCGCCGGTCATGCAGATCCCCTCGGGCGACGTGATCTTCAAGCAGGCGACGGTCAAGGGGTTCTGGGGCAGTCGGGTGAGCGCCACCATGGCGGCCGAGGATCGCGCCCGGCTCATGGGCGAGGTATTCACCCGTCTGCGCGAAGGCGTCATCACGCTGCCCGTCGAGGCCGTCTACGGGTTCGACGAGATCGCGAAGGCGAGCCGCGCGAACTTCGACGCCGGTCGCATCGGCAAGGTCATGCTGCGACCCTGA
- a CDS encoding iron-containing redox enzyme family protein codes for MTDTTTISTADAAASVADSLADRLADVWVELEERLARVPVLSRLEAGTVTLHDYERLLFNLRQQVVDGSPWISRAASNFDIDHFELRTAAIRHAEEEHRDYLMLERDYVAIGGSLAELRAGRKNLGSEALSGYMFHYADRPNPTGLLGAMFIIEGLGAKRAAGWAERFQEVLGLADNQVHFMQYHQEADSEHTGALEAILTSGMIDEAAADEIVRCAQVVARLYALQLEELDS; via the coding sequence ATGACCGACACGACCACCATCAGCACAGCGGATGCCGCGGCATCCGTCGCCGACAGCCTCGCCGACCGGCTGGCCGACGTCTGGGTCGAGCTCGAAGAGCGCCTCGCGCGGGTGCCCGTGCTCAGCCGACTCGAGGCCGGAACGGTGACCCTGCACGATTACGAGCGGCTGCTCTTCAACCTGCGCCAGCAGGTCGTCGACGGCTCGCCGTGGATCTCGCGGGCCGCGTCGAACTTCGACATCGACCACTTCGAGCTGCGCACCGCGGCGATCCGCCACGCCGAGGAGGAGCACCGCGACTACCTCATGCTCGAGCGCGACTACGTGGCGATCGGCGGGTCGCTCGCCGAGCTGCGCGCCGGCCGCAAGAACCTCGGATCCGAGGCGCTGTCGGGCTACATGTTCCACTACGCCGACCGGCCGAACCCCACCGGTCTGCTCGGCGCGATGTTCATCATCGAGGGGCTCGGGGCCAAGCGCGCGGCCGGGTGGGCCGAGCGTTTCCAAGAGGTGCTCGGGCTCGCTGACAACCAGGTGCACTTCATGCAGTACCACCAGGAGGCCGACAGCGAGCACACCGGTGCCCTCGAGGCGATCCTCACCTCCGGCATGATCGACGAGGCCGCCGCCGACGAGATCGTGCGCTGCGCGCAGGTCGTCGCCCGCCTCTACGCGCTGCAGTTGGAAGAACTGGACAGCTGA
- a CDS encoding SulP family inorganic anion transporter, producing MTAAPDQHRHPGVARFIPLLGWIRGYDRRWLAGDLIAGVTVAALIVPKNLGYAGIAGVPLQNGLYAAAAGAILYGIFGTSRQISMGPSSALAAVAGSAVLATGLSDQAQIASFVAGITLASGVLFLLLFVLRMGWIAQFLSRAVVTGFLFGAAVDVVISELPKLTGTDPEGSNAIQELWSWFGTLDETHLTTLIVGVVSLVVVFGVGRVAPRMPGALVLVVGGLLASWLLDLGARGVALVGDVPRGLPSFAAPDLGLMWDNAATVGIAAVALVLIGFSQTAGDARMFAAKHRYQVDIDQESIAQGVANAGAGLFQGMPVSTSLSASSLNDHAGARTGLASITSGLTVLLTLLVLAPLFSGLPKPVLAALIIEAVVMGMINIPEMRRLARVQPFDFWIAIAAIIGTLTFGVLAGVMIGIGLSVLWLIGVATHPNIATLARQRGTQVFRDMSEHPADEQIPGVVVIRMDGGLFFATSDALEDRVREIIHSTPDLTGIVLDCAGINFIDSQGCAKMNDIVVLAQDSEVTLRLARLKPVVSATLARDGVLQRIGADNIHGNVDRAVRAQLEHPGPPPGASGSTIA from the coding sequence ATGACCGCCGCCCCCGACCAGCACCGGCACCCCGGGGTCGCCCGATTCATCCCGTTGCTGGGCTGGATCCGCGGGTACGACCGCCGGTGGCTCGCGGGCGACCTGATCGCCGGGGTGACGGTCGCGGCCCTGATCGTGCCGAAGAACCTCGGCTATGCGGGCATCGCCGGGGTGCCGCTGCAGAACGGCCTCTACGCAGCCGCGGCCGGCGCGATCCTGTACGGGATCTTCGGAACCAGCCGCCAGATCTCCATGGGACCGAGTTCGGCGCTGGCGGCCGTCGCGGGCAGCGCCGTGCTCGCCACGGGACTCTCCGACCAGGCGCAGATCGCCTCGTTCGTCGCGGGCATCACGCTCGCATCGGGCGTGCTCTTCCTGCTCCTGTTCGTGCTCCGGATGGGATGGATCGCGCAGTTCCTCTCGCGGGCGGTGGTGACCGGGTTCCTGTTCGGGGCCGCCGTCGACGTGGTCATCTCCGAGCTCCCGAAGCTCACCGGCACCGACCCCGAGGGGTCCAACGCGATCCAGGAACTGTGGTCGTGGTTCGGCACGCTCGACGAGACGCACCTGACCACGCTGATCGTCGGGGTCGTGTCGCTCGTCGTGGTCTTCGGAGTCGGCCGGGTCGCGCCGCGGATGCCCGGTGCGCTGGTGCTCGTGGTCGGCGGCCTGCTCGCCTCGTGGCTCCTCGATCTCGGGGCCCGCGGCGTTGCGCTCGTCGGCGACGTGCCGCGGGGCCTGCCCTCGTTTGCGGCGCCCGACCTCGGCCTCATGTGGGACAACGCGGCCACGGTCGGGATCGCCGCGGTCGCGCTCGTGCTGATCGGCTTCTCGCAGACCGCCGGCGACGCGAGGATGTTCGCTGCCAAGCACCGCTACCAGGTCGACATCGACCAGGAGTCGATCGCCCAGGGAGTCGCCAATGCCGGGGCCGGCCTCTTCCAGGGCATGCCGGTCTCGACCAGCCTGTCGGCGAGTTCGCTCAATGACCACGCGGGCGCCCGAACCGGACTGGCGTCGATCACCTCGGGGCTCACCGTCCTGCTGACCCTGCTGGTGCTGGCGCCACTCTTCTCGGGCCTGCCCAAACCGGTCCTCGCCGCCCTGATCATCGAGGCCGTCGTGATGGGCATGATCAACATCCCCGAGATGCGCCGTCTCGCCCGCGTGCAGCCCTTCGACTTCTGGATCGCCATCGCCGCGATCATCGGCACCCTGACCTTCGGCGTCCTCGCGGGCGTGATGATCGGCATCGGACTGTCCGTCCTCTGGCTCATCGGAGTCGCGACGCATCCCAACATCGCGACCCTCGCACGGCAGCGGGGCACCCAGGTCTTCCGCGACATGAGCGAGCATCCCGCCGACGAGCAGATCCCGGGTGTCGTCGTGATCCGGATGGACGGCGGCCTGTTCTTCGCAACCTCCGATGCGCTCGAGGACCGGGTCCGCGAGATCATCCACTCGACGCCCGACCTCACCGGGATCGTGCTCGACTGCGCGGGCATCAACTTCATCGACTCGCAGGGGTGCGCCAAGATGAACGACATCGTCGTGCTCGCCCAGGACTCCGAGGTCACCCTCCGCCTCGCCCGCCTGAAGCCGGTCGTCAGCGCGACGCTGGCTCGCGACGGGGTTCTGCAGCGCATCGGCGCCGACAACATCCACGGCAACGTCGACCGGGCGGTGCGAGCGCAGCTCGAGCACCCGGGGCCACCTCCGGGCGCAAGCGGTTCGACGATCGCGTGA
- a CDS encoding family 43 glycosylhydrolase produces MHTALVAALAIGGVTGLTALDAAQAPAAEAIGSDTFTNPLAPDTADPTIEFHDGNYYMVSTTWDNKVVMRKAPTLAGLGTTKPVVVYSDTNTGRNGNMWAPELQRLEGPNGWRWYLMYTMGVSGNYGTQHLQVIESAADDPMGPYTYKGRPIPTDDWNIDGAYLQLNGELFVTWSAFAPDGLQSNYIARMANPWTATGALNILSQPTESWEVIGQPVNEGPIPLQKDGKTWIVYSASFCGTEDYQLGTLEYLGGDPVLQASWQKSDGPVFSKANGVYGTGHNDFFESPDGTETWNLYHANARADGGCSRERSARAQIVDWTDAGEPDFGVPQPTTTQVAVPSGENAPITAQVEGARWNLVSRSTGLCATVPSAAAGAALVQGDCASSRARFVLDTTGDGYLRIVNAVSGTSLGPVDCGTGQGAGVVQTPFVTTGCQQWSVAQTTGGWSTLTSRTSGKVLDTAAATAAGSAVVQATANASAGQDWALRPAGSVVVTSMASGKSFDLPSCSTADGAILQQREYVGAACQGVTFTAAANGESEIHLGSAPAKCLSVTGGSSADSATVTQGACGVAGSTWRVLVSNDGVVEFRNGASLKALDLSFCAASDGTRIHQYSVLNNDCQRYRVSSVAADPVAPAAIEATASTRCVAGKAVVVATVRNADEVPLEVTATSTAGAKSFTLDADESASASFSTRAKTITAGTVTVTATDPGTAGRSLSTTAAYAAAGC; encoded by the coding sequence ATGCACACGGCCCTGGTCGCCGCGCTGGCGATCGGGGGCGTGACGGGCCTCACCGCCCTCGACGCCGCGCAGGCGCCCGCGGCCGAGGCGATCGGGTCCGACACGTTCACCAATCCGCTCGCGCCCGACACGGCCGACCCGACGATCGAGTTCCACGACGGCAATTACTACATGGTGTCGACGACGTGGGACAACAAGGTCGTCATGCGCAAGGCGCCGACGCTCGCCGGGCTCGGCACCACCAAGCCGGTGGTCGTCTACTCCGACACCAACACCGGGCGCAACGGCAACATGTGGGCGCCCGAGCTGCAGCGCCTCGAGGGGCCGAACGGCTGGCGCTGGTACCTCATGTACACGATGGGCGTCTCGGGAAACTACGGCACCCAGCACCTGCAGGTCATCGAGAGCGCGGCGGACGACCCGATGGGGCCGTACACGTACAAGGGCCGTCCGATCCCGACCGACGACTGGAACATCGACGGGGCCTACCTGCAGCTGAACGGCGAGCTGTTCGTGACCTGGTCGGCGTTCGCGCCCGACGGGCTGCAGAGCAACTACATCGCCCGTATGGCGAACCCGTGGACCGCGACCGGCGCGCTCAACATCCTGTCGCAGCCCACCGAGAGCTGGGAGGTCATCGGCCAGCCCGTGAACGAGGGTCCGATCCCGCTGCAGAAGGACGGCAAGACGTGGATCGTCTACTCGGCGAGCTTCTGCGGCACCGAGGACTACCAGCTCGGCACGCTCGAGTACCTCGGCGGCGATCCCGTGCTGCAGGCCTCGTGGCAGAAGAGCGACGGCCCCGTCTTCTCGAAGGCGAACGGCGTCTACGGCACCGGCCACAACGACTTCTTCGAGTCGCCAGACGGCACCGAGACGTGGAACCTCTACCACGCCAACGCCCGCGCAGACGGCGGCTGCAGTCGTGAGCGCTCGGCACGCGCGCAGATCGTGGACTGGACGGATGCCGGTGAGCCCGACTTCGGCGTTCCGCAGCCCACGACCACGCAGGTGGCCGTGCCGAGCGGCGAGAACGCGCCGATCACCGCCCAGGTCGAGGGCGCCAGGTGGAACCTGGTGAGCCGCAGCACCGGGCTCTGCGCCACGGTGCCGTCCGCCGCAGCCGGCGCGGCGCTCGTGCAGGGCGACTGCGCCTCGTCGCGGGCGCGGTTCGTGCTCGACACCACGGGTGACGGGTACCTGCGCATCGTGAACGCCGTGAGCGGCACGTCGCTGGGCCCGGTCGACTGCGGCACTGGCCAGGGGGCCGGTGTCGTGCAGACGCCGTTCGTCACGACGGGCTGCCAGCAGTGGTCGGTCGCCCAGACGACCGGCGGCTGGTCGACGCTCACGAGCCGCACCAGCGGCAAGGTGCTCGACACGGCGGCCGCCACCGCGGCCGGGTCCGCGGTCGTGCAGGCGACCGCGAACGCATCGGCCGGTCAGGACTGGGCGCTGCGCCCCGCCGGATCGGTCGTCGTGACCTCGATGGCCTCGGGCAAGTCGTTCGACCTGCCCAGCTGCTCGACCGCCGACGGCGCGATCCTGCAGCAGCGCGAGTACGTCGGCGCCGCATGCCAGGGCGTGACGTTCACGGCCGCGGCGAACGGCGAGTCCGAGATCCACCTGGGCTCGGCACCGGCGAAGTGCCTGTCGGTCACGGGCGGCTCCTCGGCCGACTCGGCGACCGTCACGCAGGGCGCCTGCGGCGTCGCCGGAAGCACCTGGCGGGTACTCGTCAGCAACGACGGGGTCGTCGAGTTTCGCAACGGCGCAAGCCTGAAGGCGCTCGACCTCTCGTTCTGCGCGGCATCCGACGGCACCCGCATCCACCAGTACAGCGTGCTGAACAACGACTGCCAGCGGTACCGGGTCTCCTCGGTCGCGGCCGACCCCGTCGCCCCGGCGGCGATCGAGGCGACCGCCTCGACGCGCTGCGTCGCGGGCAAGGCGGTCGTCGTCGCCACGGTGCGCAACGCCGACGAGGTCCCGCTCGAGGTCACCGCGACGAGCACCGCGGGGGCGAAGTCGTTCACCCTCGACGCCGACGAGTCGGCCAGCGCGTCGTTCTCGACGCGCGCGAAGACGATCACCGCCGGCACCGTGACCGTCACGGCGACCGACCCTGGCACCGCGGGCCGCTCGCTGAGCACCACGGCGGCGTATGCGGCGGCGGGCTGCTGA
- a CDS encoding 3-oxoacyl-[acyl-carrier-protein] synthase III C-terminal domain-containing protein: MGSTATAYLTGFGAYLPGDPVDNDGIAARLGGNDAVTERIRRRVLEANGIRQRHYALDEHGEPTELNEQLAVKALQAALDDRGIRAEDLRMLACATTMGDVLVPGFASMVHGRLGGGPMQTLTMSGVCASSLAALDAAVSKIRLGDHPRAAVVGSELPSRSLRQRRFDGIRAGMDSHFLRWMLSDGAGAAIVEFQPHPTKPSLRVDWVRQVSLAHEHDVCMRAGMSGAEPTVGATWQDLDIADAEAAGMFVLRQDVSMLDDLAEAGFRQFEELVDIGLVDVSHLDHVVCHYSTNAFRDLAFDALSRRIPNLNTDRWYSNLETRGNTGSASIFIALEEAWRTGRFKPGETVLLAVPESGRFSFAFAHLTVVAPPGQPA, translated from the coding sequence ATGGGTTCAACGGCGACCGCGTATCTCACCGGCTTCGGCGCATACCTCCCCGGTGATCCGGTCGACAACGACGGCATCGCGGCGAGGCTCGGCGGCAACGATGCGGTGACCGAGCGCATCCGGCGCCGGGTGCTCGAGGCGAACGGCATCCGGCAGCGGCACTACGCGCTCGACGAGCACGGCGAGCCGACCGAGCTCAACGAGCAGCTCGCCGTCAAGGCGCTGCAGGCGGCGCTCGACGACCGCGGCATCCGGGCTGAAGACCTGCGCATGCTGGCCTGCGCGACGACGATGGGCGACGTGCTCGTGCCCGGCTTCGCCTCGATGGTGCACGGGCGGCTCGGCGGCGGTCCGATGCAGACGCTCACCATGTCGGGCGTGTGCGCCTCGAGCCTCGCGGCGCTCGACGCGGCCGTGAGCAAGATCCGGCTCGGCGACCACCCGCGCGCGGCGGTCGTCGGCTCCGAGCTCCCGAGTCGCAGCCTGCGACAGCGGCGGTTCGACGGCATCCGTGCGGGCATGGACTCGCACTTCCTCCGCTGGATGCTCTCCGACGGCGCGGGCGCGGCCATCGTCGAGTTCCAGCCGCATCCGACCAAGCCGTCGCTTCGGGTCGACTGGGTGCGGCAGGTCAGCCTCGCGCACGAGCACGACGTGTGCATGCGGGCCGGCATGAGCGGAGCCGAGCCGACCGTCGGCGCGACCTGGCAGGACCTCGACATCGCCGATGCCGAGGCGGCCGGCATGTTCGTGCTGCGCCAAGACGTGAGCATGCTCGACGACCTCGCAGAGGCGGGGTTCAGGCAGTTCGAGGAGCTCGTCGACATCGGCCTCGTCGACGTCAGCCACCTCGACCACGTCGTCTGCCACTACAGCACCAACGCGTTCCGCGACCTCGCCTTCGACGCGCTCAGCCGCCGCATCCCGAACCTGAACACCGACCGCTGGTACTCGAACCTCGAGACGCGCGGCAACACGGGCTCGGCGAGCATCTTCATCGCGCTCGAGGAGGCCTGGCGCACCGGCCGCTTCAAACCGGGCGAGACGGTGCTGCTCGCGGTGCCCGAGTCCGGCCGCTTCTCGTTCGCCTTCGCCCACCTCACCGTGGTCGCCCCGCCCGGGCAGCCCGCCTGA
- a CDS encoding family 43 glycosylhydrolase, giving the protein MRSSEPSDRTPARHARGTKARRTAAASVIVGAAVASTLFAGMPAVADTPAPLEPIASYSFDDGTLQDGVGAADLTASGTAAVVTDADRGKVLRVDGTTNGFAAFPRGFFDGRTNMTVSMDVKGEKTSGNFFTFAFGTDTTNYYYLRLRGAEVRSAITKASWQNESAVTGATTNGAWHHYDVVFDGTKMTVYVDGAKLGENAALSTTVAGLGSNQYGYLGKSLYAADEYFKGSFDDVQVFDRALSASEVLTNAGATDQLTDLSLTDPTQLKLGAIVNGTTHTAILPVKPATDVSALAPTFVAAAGVTVSPASGTTVDLTSPVTYTLTAQGGATSTWTLSAQSVNSPVLPGLYADPNIAVFGDTYYIYATTDGTAGWGGKDFYVWKSGDLVNWTRSAQPFLTLDGANGNVPWATGNAWAPTIIERGGKYYFYFSGHNASLNRKTIGVAVADSPEGPFTAQPTAMVLNNEAVTSGQAIDPAAFHDPVSGKYYLFWGNGSPVFAELSDDMLSLKPGTIAAISGLTSFREGTFLNYRDGLYHLTYSIDDTGSENYRVGYATSTSVTGPWTYRGVILAKDLSLGIKGPGHSSIINVPGTDDWYIAYHRFAMPNGDGTHRETTIDKLTIGADGLFQVVQPTLTSVAPQLIGGQVEVSAVATSRCVAGKAVLAVTATNGSDEPVAVDIQTPYGTKQVASLAAGASASASFSSRLVALPTGAATVTAIGADPSATDTVSAGYAARSCG; this is encoded by the coding sequence ATGCGCTCTTCCGAACCCAGTGATCGAACCCCCGCGCGGCACGCGCGCGGCACCAAGGCCCGGCGTACCGCCGCGGCATCCGTCATCGTCGGCGCCGCCGTGGCGTCGACCCTCTTCGCTGGCATGCCTGCCGTGGCCGACACGCCGGCGCCACTCGAGCCGATCGCGTCGTACTCGTTCGACGACGGCACGCTGCAGGACGGGGTCGGTGCGGCCGACCTGACCGCCTCAGGCACCGCAGCCGTGGTGACCGACGCCGATCGGGGCAAGGTGCTCCGCGTCGACGGCACGACGAACGGCTTCGCGGCGTTCCCGCGGGGCTTCTTCGACGGCCGCACGAACATGACCGTCTCGATGGACGTGAAGGGCGAGAAGACGAGCGGCAACTTCTTCACGTTCGCCTTCGGCACCGACACGACGAACTACTACTACCTTCGACTGCGCGGGGCCGAGGTGCGCAGCGCCATCACGAAGGCATCGTGGCAGAACGAGTCGGCCGTCACCGGCGCGACCACGAACGGGGCATGGCACCACTACGACGTGGTGTTCGACGGCACGAAGATGACCGTCTACGTCGACGGCGCGAAGCTCGGCGAGAACGCGGCGCTGAGCACGACGGTGGCGGGTCTCGGCTCGAACCAGTACGGCTACCTCGGCAAGTCGCTCTACGCGGCCGACGAGTACTTCAAGGGATCGTTCGACGACGTGCAGGTGTTCGACCGGGCCCTCTCGGCATCCGAGGTGCTCACGAATGCCGGCGCGACCGACCAGTTGACGGACCTCTCGCTGACCGACCCGACGCAGCTGAAGCTCGGCGCGATCGTGAACGGCACGACGCACACGGCGATCCTCCCGGTGAAGCCGGCCACGGATGTCTCGGCGCTCGCCCCGACGTTCGTCGCCGCCGCGGGCGTGACCGTCTCCCCCGCGTCGGGCACGACGGTCGACCTCACCTCGCCGGTCACGTACACCCTCACGGCGCAGGGCGGCGCGACCTCGACCTGGACGCTGTCGGCCCAGTCCGTGAACAGCCCCGTGCTGCCGGGGCTGTACGCCGATCCGAACATCGCGGTGTTCGGCGACACGTACTACATCTACGCGACGACCGACGGCACCGCCGGCTGGGGAGGCAAGGACTTCTACGTGTGGAAGTCGGGCGACCTCGTGAACTGGACGCGATCCGCCCAACCGTTCCTCACCCTCGACGGCGCGAACGGCAACGTGCCGTGGGCCACGGGCAATGCCTGGGCCCCCACGATCATCGAGCGCGGCGGCAAGTACTACTTCTACTTCAGCGGGCACAACGCGTCGCTCAACCGCAAGACGATCGGCGTGGCCGTGGCCGACAGCCCCGAGGGTCCGTTCACCGCCCAGCCGACCGCGATGGTGCTGAACAACGAGGCCGTCACGTCGGGCCAGGCCATCGACCCGGCCGCGTTCCACGACCCGGTGTCGGGCAAGTACTACCTCTTCTGGGGCAACGGCAGCCCGGTCTTCGCCGAGCTGAGCGACGACATGCTCTCGCTGAAGCCGGGCACGATCGCGGCGATCAGCGGGCTCACCTCGTTCCGCGAGGGCACGTTCCTGAACTACCGCGACGGGCTCTATCACCTGACCTATTCGATCGACGACACCGGCTCGGAGAACTACCGGGTCGGCTACGCCACCTCGACGAGCGTCACCGGACCGTGGACCTACCGGGGCGTGATCCTGGCGAAGGACCTCTCGCTCGGCATCAAGGGCCCCGGACACAGCTCGATCATCAACGTGCCAGGCACCGACGACTGGTACATCGCGTACCACCGCTTCGCCATGCCGAACGGCGACGGCACCCACCGCGAGACGACGATCGACAAGCTGACGATCGGGGCCGACGGACTCTTCCAGGTCGTGCAGCCGACGCTCACGAGCGTCGCGCCGCAGCTGATCGGCGGGCAGGTCGAGGTGTCCGCCGTGGCGACCAGCCGGTGCGTCGCCGGCAAGGCGGTGCTCGCGGTCACCGCGACGAACGGCTCCGACGAGCCCGTCGCCGTCGACATCCAGACGCCGTACGGCACGAAGCAGGTGGCCTCCCTCGCCGCCGGCGCCTCGGCCAGCGCGAGCTTCTCGAGCCGACTCGTCGCGCTGCCCACCGGCGCGGCGACCGTCACCGCGATTGGTGCCGACCCCTCGGCGACCGACACGGTCTCGGCCGGATACGCCGCCCGGAGCTGCGGCTGA
- a CDS encoding SUMF1/EgtB/PvdO family nonheme iron enzyme has protein sequence MTDIEMARIDGGTVALHDARRKVRWSVELEPFELGVYQVTQEQLAEMLGETASHPRRPATDVSWLRAIRFCNAASEWEGLEPAYTYDGEDVTWHVDADGFRLPTEAEWEFACRAGSTRPHYGPLEEVAWTSADGVTAPQDVGGKHPNLNGLFDTLGNVWEWCWDLLDPARYDAYRVFRGGGYADDAWSVRASVRRGGAPRMHHEDVGFRVARGGFDTTDAAQGWSAAADLERAEIDGPLPSGWTPRG, from the coding sequence GTGACGGACATCGAGATGGCGCGCATCGACGGCGGCACCGTGGCGCTGCACGACGCGCGGCGCAAGGTGCGCTGGAGCGTCGAGCTCGAGCCGTTCGAGCTCGGGGTCTACCAGGTGACGCAGGAGCAGCTCGCCGAGATGCTCGGCGAGACGGCGTCGCATCCGCGGCGTCCGGCCACCGACGTGAGCTGGCTTCGGGCGATCCGGTTCTGCAACGCGGCATCCGAATGGGAGGGCCTCGAGCCCGCCTACACGTACGACGGCGAAGACGTCACCTGGCATGTCGACGCCGACGGGTTCCGCCTGCCGACCGAGGCCGAGTGGGAGTTCGCGTGCCGGGCGGGCTCGACGCGTCCGCATTACGGTCCGCTCGAGGAGGTCGCCTGGACGAGCGCCGACGGCGTGACCGCGCCGCAGGACGTCGGCGGCAAGCATCCGAACCTCAACGGGCTCTTCGACACGCTCGGCAACGTCTGGGAGTGGTGCTGGGACCTGCTCGATCCGGCTCGCTACGACGCCTACCGGGTGTTCCGCGGCGGCGGATACGCCGACGACGCGTGGAGCGTGCGCGCCTCGGTGCGCCGTGGGGGAGCGCCGCGCATGCACCACGAAGACGTCGGGTTCCGGGTCGCGCGCGGCGGCTTCGACACGACGGATGCCGCGCAGGGCTGGTCTGCGGCGGCCGACCTCGAGCGCGCGGAGATCGACGGCCCGTTGCCGTCGGGGTGGACGCCCCGGGGCTGA